In the genome of Porphyrobacter sp. ULC335, one region contains:
- a CDS encoding zinc-finger domain-containing protein: protein MSIPPPEVMIVDTRRVSCDGASGIRGGAGYRPAALGHPRVFLEIDEHGYVDCGYCDRRFVLRGGPADGADQAELPDIASGASNARA, encoded by the coding sequence ATGAGCATTCCTCCTCCTGAAGTCATGATCGTCGATACCCGCCGCGTCTCGTGCGACGGGGCCAGCGGCATCCGCGGCGGCGCGGGATATCGCCCGGCGGCGCTGGGCCATCCGCGCGTGTTCCTCGAGATCGACGAGCATGGCTATGTCGACTGCGGCTATTGCGACCGCCGCTTCGTGCTGCGCGGCGGCCCTGCCGATGGCGCGGATCAGGCGGAGCTGCCCGATATCGCATCGGGTGCGAGCAACGCGCGCGCCTGA
- a CDS encoding ABC transporter ATP-binding protein, translated as MYPTPAEPAIRIENLAKRYAPAKGANGTMTEGKLALGGVSFDVPEGSIFGLLGPNGAGKSTLINVLAGLVTKTSGTAEIWGFDIDRDRRNASRSIGIVPQEIVFDPFFTPFEVLENQAGFYGITAALRRSEALLEAVRLADKRNAYARTLSGGMKRRLLVAKAMVHSPPILVLDEPTAGVDVDLRRQLWELVSELNRDGVTVVLTTHYLEEAEELCDRIAIINHGKLIANKPTRELVEMAREKIVAVTAAADLTAAPAHEAFAKVEWDGARAVEVTYDKDRLSAGQVLAILQGEGLTIEDVTTREADLEDVFVQLTGAADG; from the coding sequence ATGTACCCGACGCCAGCCGAGCCCGCCATCCGCATCGAAAACCTCGCCAAGCGCTACGCCCCTGCCAAGGGGGCCAACGGGACCATGACCGAAGGCAAGCTGGCGCTGGGCGGCGTCAGCTTCGATGTGCCGGAGGGTTCGATCTTTGGGCTGCTCGGCCCCAATGGCGCGGGCAAATCGACGCTGATCAACGTTCTGGCGGGGCTGGTCACCAAGACCAGCGGCACCGCCGAGATCTGGGGCTTCGATATCGACCGCGACCGGCGCAATGCCAGCCGTTCGATCGGGATCGTGCCGCAGGAGATCGTGTTCGATCCCTTCTTCACGCCGTTCGAGGTGCTGGAGAATCAGGCGGGCTTCTACGGCATCACCGCCGCCCTGCGCCGCAGCGAGGCGCTGCTCGAAGCGGTGCGGCTGGCCGACAAGCGCAATGCCTATGCCCGCACGCTGTCGGGCGGGATGAAGCGGCGGCTGCTGGTCGCCAAGGCGATGGTGCATTCCCCGCCGATCCTGGTGCTGGATGAGCCGACCGCCGGGGTCGATGTCGATCTGCGCCGCCAATTGTGGGAGCTGGTCAGCGAACTGAACCGCGACGGCGTGACCGTGGTGCTCACCACCCACTACCTCGAAGAGGCCGAAGAGCTGTGTGACCGCATCGCGATCATCAATCACGGCAAGCTGATCGCCAACAAGCCGACCCGCGAGCTGGTCGAAATGGCGCGCGAGAAGATCGTCGCCGTCACCGCCGCCGCCGATCTGACCGCCGCACCCGCACACGAAGCCTTCGCCAAGGTCGAATGGGACGGCGCGCGCGCGGTCGAAGTGACCTATGACAAGGATCGCCTCAGCGCCGGTCAGGTGCTCGCGATCCTCCAAGGCGAGGGCCTCACCATCGAGGATGTCACCACCCGCGAAGCCGACCTGGAAGATGTCTTCGTGCAGCTGACGGGCGCTGCCGACGGTTAA
- the nadB gene encoding L-aspartate oxidase, protein MAIENAVRQPHNTLAHDVLVIGSGAAGLTAALALAEERRVLVLAKGSLTGGSTAWAQGGIAAVLDTGDTFDNHVRDTMVAGAGLNDLATVEFVIERAPQSIDRLCELGVPFNRDADSLHLTREGGHSHRRIVHVDDATGWAVQSALVKAAEAHPNITLLPGRTCIDFITDRHREQFSAAGRVWGVYALDEATGRVERHVARATILATGGAGRVYQFSTAPRGATGDGIAMAWRAGARVSNMEMMQFHPTCLYNLDVKNFLITEAVRGEGGHLLHPETGRRFMVDYDPERMELAPRDVVARAIDDQIKRFGLDYVHLDISHQPAEFVKGHFPTIYDKLMGLGIDMTAQPIPVVPAQHYTCGGVVVGLDARTDVPGLWAAGECTESGLHGANRLASNSLLECFVFGEAAAQDILARWDTLEAPPAILPWDESRVTDSDEEVVIKQNWTEIRRFMWNYVGIVRTTKRLERAASRIELLKREVEDYYGAFRVTTDLIELRNLLQSAELIVTSALRRKESRGLHYTLDYPELADEPRDTVLVP, encoded by the coding sequence ATGGCGATTGAGAACGCAGTGCGACAGCCACATAACACTCTGGCGCATGATGTGCTGGTGATCGGATCGGGTGCGGCGGGGCTGACCGCGGCGCTGGCGCTGGCCGAGGAACGGCGGGTGCTGGTGCTGGCCAAGGGCTCGCTCACCGGTGGGTCGACCGCCTGGGCGCAGGGCGGGATCGCCGCCGTGCTCGATACGGGCGACACCTTCGACAATCACGTGCGCGACACGATGGTCGCAGGCGCGGGGCTGAACGACCTTGCCACCGTCGAGTTCGTGATCGAGCGTGCGCCGCAGTCGATCGACCGGCTGTGCGAGCTTGGCGTGCCGTTCAACCGCGATGCGGACAGCCTGCACCTGACCCGCGAGGGCGGCCATTCGCACCGCCGGATCGTCCATGTCGATGACGCCACCGGCTGGGCGGTGCAATCGGCGCTGGTCAAGGCGGCCGAGGCCCACCCCAACATCACCCTGCTGCCGGGGCGCACCTGCATCGACTTCATCACTGATCGCCACCGTGAGCAGTTCTCTGCCGCTGGCCGCGTGTGGGGGGTCTATGCGCTCGACGAGGCAACCGGGCGGGTCGAACGTCATGTCGCCCGCGCCACGATCCTCGCCACGGGAGGCGCCGGACGCGTCTACCAGTTCTCCACCGCCCCGCGCGGCGCGACGGGGGACGGGATCGCGATGGCATGGCGGGCAGGCGCGCGCGTCTCCAACATGGAGATGATGCAGTTCCACCCGACCTGCCTCTACAATCTCGACGTGAAGAACTTCCTCATCACCGAAGCCGTCCGCGGCGAGGGCGGGCATCTGCTCCACCCCGAAACCGGCCGCCGCTTCATGGTCGATTATGACCCCGAGCGGATGGAGCTTGCGCCTCGTGATGTGGTGGCGAGAGCGATTGACGACCAGATCAAGCGCTTCGGCCTCGATTACGTCCACCTCGATATCAGCCATCAGCCGGCCGAGTTCGTGAAGGGGCATTTCCCGACGATCTACGACAAGCTGATGGGTCTGGGCATCGACATGACCGCCCAGCCGATCCCGGTCGTCCCCGCGCAGCACTACACCTGCGGCGGCGTGGTGGTGGGGCTGGATGCGCGCACCGATGTGCCGGGGCTGTGGGCGGCGGGCGAATGCACTGAAAGCGGCCTCCACGGCGCAAACCGGTTGGCATCCAACAGCCTGCTCGAATGCTTCGTGTTCGGCGAAGCGGCGGCGCAGGACATCCTCGCCCGCTGGGACACGCTGGAAGCGCCCCCTGCGATCCTGCCGTGGGACGAAAGCCGCGTGACCGATTCCGACGAGGAAGTCGTGATCAAGCAGAACTGGACCGAAATCCGCCGCTTCATGTGGAACTACGTCGGCATCGTGCGCACCACCAAACGGCTGGAGCGCGCCGCCAGCCGAATTGAACTGCTGAAGCGCGAGGTGGAAGATTACTACGGCGCGTTCCGGGTCACTACAGATCTGATTGAATTGAGAAATCTGTTGCAGTCAGCGGAGCTGATCGTGACGTCCGCGCTGCGCCGCAAGGAGAGCCGGGGGCTGCACTATACGCTCGATTATCCCGAACTGGCGGATGAGCCGCGGGATACGGTGTTGGTGCCGTGA
- a CDS encoding TraB/GumN family protein gives MKMLLSFVCLAAIAIPLAAQDSAASENAPENSIVVTAQRSGAPMWTIDTPTGTIILVGEIRAIPKTTPWQPDRLREATSQADRVILGARPKVSPGDVLRLIFSGSKFTKLPDKTVASEYLTPEQWARLSALGTAHEQDYTRQSFLLTSFEMLRKELRFNRDTADDASEVVEKAADKAKVPTTRAATLRGEDIIDNLADAPPTAHIPCLTAAMDAVEAGPDIVEKRASDWRRYDIPSVMANPLESALGQCWPWADDTLGSELRTIWVEKIAEVSTAKGTTLAVVPLRVLAESGGVLDQLDARGFDISGPEWK, from the coding sequence ATGAAAATGTTACTGTCTTTCGTCTGCTTGGCCGCCATCGCCATCCCCCTCGCCGCCCAAGACTCCGCCGCATCCGAAAACGCCCCGGAGAATTCGATCGTCGTCACCGCGCAGCGGTCCGGCGCGCCGATGTGGACCATTGATACCCCCACCGGCACCATCATCCTCGTCGGCGAGATCCGGGCGATCCCCAAGACCACCCCGTGGCAGCCCGACCGCTTGCGCGAGGCGACCTCGCAGGCGGACCGGGTGATCCTCGGCGCGCGGCCCAAGGTCTCTCCGGGGGATGTGCTGCGGCTGATCTTCTCCGGCTCGAAGTTCACCAAGCTGCCGGACAAGACCGTGGCGAGCGAATATCTGACGCCGGAACAATGGGCGCGTCTGTCCGCGCTGGGCACGGCGCATGAGCAGGATTACACCCGCCAGTCCTTCCTGCTCACCTCCTTCGAAATGTTGCGCAAGGAACTGCGCTTCAACCGCGACACCGCGGACGATGCTTCGGAGGTCGTGGAGAAAGCGGCCGACAAGGCCAAGGTGCCGACCACCCGCGCGGCCACCTTGCGGGGCGAGGATATCATCGACAACCTCGCCGATGCGCCGCCCACTGCGCACATCCCCTGCCTCACCGCGGCGATGGACGCGGTCGAGGCTGGCCCCGATATCGTCGAAAAGCGCGCTTCCGACTGGCGGCGGTATGATATTCCCTCGGTGATGGCGAACCCGCTGGAAAGCGCGCTCGGCCAGTGCTGGCCATGGGCGGATGATACTTTGGGCAGTGAATTGAGGACCATCTGGGTCGAGAAGATCGCAGAAGTCAGCACCGCCAAGGGCACAACCCTCGCTGTGGTGCCTTTGCGAGTGTTGGCGGAAAGCGGCGGAGTGCTTGACCAATTGGACGCACGCGGCTTCGATATATCCGGACCCGAATGGAAGTGA
- a CDS encoding alpha/beta fold hydrolase: MPTITTPNTGIEIFYEDRGDPSHEAILLVMGLGAQMTLWPDELVAALVGDGFRVIRYDNRDIGLSQKFEGARAPSLPVQVLRKKIGFPARVPYTLKDMADDGIGLLDALGIARAHVVGASMGGMIAQLMAVHHGERLASLTSIMSTTGNGKLPQAEKHAIDALVAPIKSMEEESLVAHGLNIAKNIGSPGYPFDPEQQRDRVLLNMRRSVYPAGLPRQLAAIIDDGCRRSRLASVTVPTLVMHGEADPLVKLEAGEDTARHISGARLVTIPGWGHDLPLVLVPRIASEIATHARGG; encoded by the coding sequence ATGCCCACCATCACCACCCCCAACACTGGCATCGAGATTTTCTACGAAGATCGGGGTGATCCCTCGCATGAGGCGATCCTGCTGGTGATGGGCCTCGGCGCGCAGATGACGCTGTGGCCGGACGAGCTGGTGGCGGCGCTGGTGGGCGACGGGTTCCGGGTGATCCGCTACGACAACCGCGATATCGGCCTCAGCCAGAAGTTTGAAGGCGCGCGCGCGCCCAGCCTGCCGGTGCAGGTGCTGCGCAAGAAGATCGGCTTTCCGGCGCGGGTGCCCTACACCCTCAAGGACATGGCCGATGACGGGATCGGGCTGCTCGACGCGCTGGGGATCGCGCGCGCCCACGTGGTTGGCGCGTCGATGGGCGGGATGATCGCGCAGCTGATGGCGGTGCATCACGGCGAACGGCTGGCGAGCCTCACCTCGATCATGTCGACCACCGGCAATGGCAAGCTGCCCCAGGCGGAAAAGCACGCGATCGACGCGCTGGTGGCGCCGATCAAGAGCATGGAGGAGGAATCGCTGGTCGCCCACGGCCTCAACATCGCGAAGAATATCGGCAGCCCGGGCTACCCCTTCGATCCCGAACAGCAGCGCGATCGGGTGCTGCTGAACATGCGCCGCTCGGTCTATCCGGCGGGCCTGCCGCGCCAGTTGGCCGCGATCATCGACGATGGCTGCCGCCGCTCGCGGCTCGCCAGCGTGACCGTGCCGACGCTGGTGATGCATGGCGAGGCCGATCCGCTGGTCAAGCTGGAGGCGGGAGAGGACACCGCGCGGCACATCTCCGGCGCGCGGCTGGTGACGATCCCCGGTTGGGGCCACGATCTGCCGCTGGTGCTGGTGCCACGCATCGCGAGCGAAATCGCCACCCATGCGCGCGGGGGGTAA
- a CDS encoding VOC family protein has protein sequence MSILPVTLVQMAFLVPNLEEGCAALNRAYGWGPFLGGTEGVLADHVYRGQPADPIRIRGVFVQTGTINVEVIEVVSEAPSAFHEMLRADGQPVLHHCATFAADYAGTRDHLVAAGYPVVSEFGFAGHRICYVDTRPLLGYMTEIYPDLPIIRAMYAETVEATTARPGDPAISPFTSTR, from the coding sequence ATGAGCATCCTCCCCGTCACGCTGGTGCAGATGGCGTTTCTCGTGCCGAACCTTGAAGAAGGCTGCGCCGCTCTCAATCGTGCCTATGGCTGGGGGCCGTTCCTCGGCGGGACCGAGGGGGTACTGGCCGATCACGTCTATCGCGGCCAGCCCGCCGACCCGATCCGCATCCGCGGCGTCTTCGTGCAGACCGGCACGATCAATGTCGAGGTGATCGAGGTCGTCTCGGAAGCACCCTCAGCCTTTCACGAGATGCTGCGCGCCGACGGCCAGCCCGTGCTCCACCACTGCGCGACCTTTGCCGCCGATTATGCGGGCACGCGCGACCATCTGGTGGCGGCCGGCTATCCGGTGGTCAGCGAGTTCGGCTTTGCGGGGCACCGGATCTGCTACGTCGATACGCGGCCGCTGCTCGGCTACATGACCGAAATCTATCCCGATCTGCCGATCATCCGCGCGATGTATGCCGAAACGGTCGAGGCCACCACCGCGCGCCCGGGCGATCCGGCAATCAGCCCCTTCACCAGCACGCGCTGA
- a CDS encoding sugar phosphate isomerase/epimerase family protein, translated as MPNRLISLAAGIMPEATPAQLIEAAAASDFDFGGMWAERETWTPATTRAIRQQARDAGVELLDLEVAWIMPGAPDPWLCELVDIAAELGARNLLCVSSDPDMAATTAKFQAMVDRAKGTGVRVNLEFGIFTEVKTIHMARAVLEGVEGEAKALLIDTLHWARSGGTAEDLAAIPREWLSYCQPCDAPADPPDLTDFDAIIDDAINRRMPLGYGGLPLGAMVDALPAHLPMAIEERSAALRDAFPDLNERARACARTSRAWLDSRA; from the coding sequence ATGCCTAATCGCCTCATCTCCCTCGCCGCCGGGATCATGCCCGAAGCCACACCGGCCCAGCTGATCGAAGCCGCCGCCGCAAGCGATTTCGACTTCGGCGGCATGTGGGCCGAGCGCGAGACGTGGACCCCCGCAACCACCCGCGCGATCCGGCAACAGGCGCGCGATGCGGGGGTTGAACTGCTCGATCTGGAAGTCGCGTGGATCATGCCCGGCGCGCCCGATCCGTGGCTTTGCGAGCTGGTCGACATCGCCGCAGAACTGGGCGCGCGGAACCTGCTCTGCGTCTCCAGCGATCCCGACATGGCCGCCACCACCGCCAAGTTTCAGGCGATGGTGGACCGCGCGAAGGGCACCGGAGTCAGGGTGAATCTCGAATTCGGCATCTTCACCGAGGTGAAGACGATCCACATGGCCCGCGCGGTCCTCGAAGGCGTGGAGGGCGAGGCCAAGGCGCTGCTGATCGATACGCTGCACTGGGCGCGATCGGGCGGGACGGCGGAGGATTTGGCGGCGATCCCGCGCGAGTGGCTGTCCTATTGCCAGCCCTGCGATGCGCCTGCCGACCCGCCCGACCTGACGGATTTCGACGCGATCATCGACGATGCGATCAACCGCCGGATGCCATTGGGCTATGGCGGCCTGCCGCTCGGCGCGATGGTCGACGCCCTGCCCGCACATCTGCCAATGGCCATTGAGGAACGCTCCGCGGCCCTGCGCGACGCCTTCCCCGACCTCAACGAACGCGCCCGCGCATGCGCCCGCACCAGCAGGGCGTGGCTCGACAGCCGCGCATGA
- a CDS encoding SDR family NAD(P)-dependent oxidoreductase — protein sequence MGFSFELTGRTALITGASSGLGTRFGRILAASGANVALGARRVDRLEELADRIGAKACPVQMDVAREADIIAGFDAAEAAFGSPVDTVIANAGVDGAGMATTISEEEIEHTLAINLKGAILTAREGAKRMMAHGVTKGRIVLIASITAFEPSPGLVAYAASKAGVVQAGRTLGREWARAGINVNTVSPGYIRTAINDEWFDTEPGKKQIARFPKRRLMDEQGLDAMILFLCSDASEFVTGTDFVLDDGQTL from the coding sequence ATGGGCTTCTCCTTCGAACTCACCGGGCGCACCGCGCTCATCACCGGCGCATCTTCCGGACTTGGCACCCGTTTCGGGCGAATTCTCGCTGCGAGCGGCGCGAATGTGGCGCTGGGCGCGCGGCGGGTCGACCGGCTGGAGGAACTGGCCGACCGCATCGGCGCGAAAGCCTGCCCCGTGCAAATGGACGTCGCGCGCGAGGCAGACATCATCGCCGGGTTCGACGCGGCGGAAGCGGCATTTGGCTCCCCGGTCGATACCGTGATCGCCAATGCGGGTGTCGATGGCGCAGGCATGGCGACCACCATCTCCGAAGAGGAGATCGAACACACCCTCGCCATCAACCTCAAAGGCGCGATCCTGACCGCACGTGAGGGCGCCAAGCGGATGATGGCGCATGGCGTCACAAAGGGCCGCATCGTGCTGATCGCCTCGATCACGGCGTTCGAGCCTTCTCCCGGCCTCGTCGCCTATGCGGCGTCCAAGGCGGGCGTGGTGCAGGCGGGCCGCACGCTGGGGCGCGAATGGGCGCGGGCCGGGATCAACGTCAACACCGTCTCCCCCGGCTATATCCGCACCGCGATCAACGACGAATGGTTCGATACCGAGCCCGGCAAGAAGCAGATCGCCCGCTTCCCCAAGCGCCGCCTGATGGACGAACAGGGGCTGGATGCGATGATCCTGTTCCTCTGCTCGGACGCCTCGGAGTTCGTGACGGGGACCGATTTCGTGCTCGACGACGGGCAGACATTGTAA
- a CDS encoding aromatic ring-hydroxylating oxygenase subunit alpha has product MNEIKDIARADRCPGISYTDMLNGDTRRAPDYLFEETTIEMGDDPLPVAPYISEEFAALEREKLWPNVWLFAAREDELPDVGDTVVFDIAGKSFLLIRQKDGGVKAFYNACLHRGRKLRTESGNSVQLRCPFHGFTWRNDGSLKEIPCAWDFKHLEGKEMSLPEARIELWQGFVMLTENHRLPDFKTWLGPAASHYERYDFGNRYTGMWVQKKIPANWKATAEAFMEAWHSITTHPQLLAFLGDANTRYDLIGDHFNRAITPSGVLSPHVKGKNSDYVLEKMNEFSGGADAKTNRRFNASEEPAEGYDAADPLGARKVLAEAGRKGFAENYGYDYSDAADTEILDNFTYNIFPNFAPWIGFLPTLVYRWLPGDTPDWCIMEIRLLFPTPKGQERPRAVTPTYIPDDEPFAWANDIMGPQLANVFDQDMANLPYVQEGMKSMRDGLMELGHYQDSRVRHFQTTLMKYVNGELPAAK; this is encoded by the coding sequence ATGAACGAGATCAAAGATATCGCCCGCGCCGACCGCTGCCCGGGGATCAGCTATACCGACATGCTCAACGGCGATACCCGCCGCGCGCCCGATTACCTGTTCGAGGAAACCACCATCGAAATGGGCGACGATCCCTTGCCGGTCGCGCCCTATATCTCGGAAGAATTCGCCGCGCTGGAACGCGAGAAGCTGTGGCCCAACGTCTGGCTGTTCGCCGCGCGCGAGGACGAGCTGCCGGACGTGGGCGACACGGTCGTCTTCGACATTGCGGGCAAAAGCTTCCTGCTGATCCGCCAGAAGGATGGCGGCGTGAAGGCCTTCTACAACGCCTGCCTCCACCGCGGGCGCAAGCTGCGCACCGAAAGCGGCAATTCGGTGCAATTGCGCTGCCCGTTCCACGGCTTCACCTGGCGCAATGACGGGAGCCTCAAGGAAATCCCCTGCGCCTGGGACTTCAAGCATCTCGAAGGCAAGGAGATGAGCCTGCCCGAAGCCCGGATCGAGCTGTGGCAGGGCTTCGTCATGCTGACCGAGAACCACAGACTGCCCGATTTCAAGACGTGGCTCGGCCCGGCGGCCTCGCATTACGAGCGCTATGATTTCGGCAACCGCTACACCGGGATGTGGGTGCAGAAGAAAATCCCCGCCAACTGGAAGGCGACTGCCGAGGCCTTCATGGAAGCCTGGCATTCGATCACCACGCACCCGCAGCTGCTCGCCTTCCTCGGCGATGCCAACACGCGGTACGACCTGATCGGCGATCACTTCAACCGCGCGATCACGCCGTCGGGCGTGCTGAGCCCGCACGTGAAGGGCAAGAATTCGGACTACGTGCTGGAGAAGATGAACGAGTTCTCCGGCGGGGCCGATGCCAAGACCAACCGCCGCTTCAACGCCAGCGAGGAACCGGCGGAAGGCTATGATGCTGCCGATCCGCTCGGCGCGCGCAAGGTGCTGGCAGAGGCGGGGCGCAAGGGCTTTGCCGAGAACTACGGCTATGATTACTCGGACGCGGCCGACACCGAGATTCTCGACAACTTCACCTACAACATCTTCCCCAACTTCGCGCCGTGGATCGGCTTCCTGCCGACGCTGGTGTACCGCTGGCTGCCCGGCGACACGCCCGACTGGTGCATCATGGAAATCCGCCTGCTGTTCCCCACCCCCAAGGGTCAGGAACGTCCGCGCGCGGTGACGCCCACCTATATCCCCGATGACGAACCCTTCGCCTGGGCCAACGACATCATGGGCCCGCAGCTTGCCAATGTGTTCGATCAGGACATGGCCAACCTGCCTTACGTGCAGGAAGGCATGAAGAGCATGCGCGACGGGTTGATGGAACTGGGCCATTATCAGGACAGCCGGGTGCGGCATTTCCAGACCACGCTGATGAAATATGTGAACGGGGAGCTGCCTGCGGCTAAGTGA
- a CDS encoding VOC family protein: MALPGSIAALGDIMQLAYVPEDFDAAVKHWTETMGVGPFYIIEGIHLDGMKYRGQPTDAVFDLALAYWGDLQIELIRPRDNHPSVYTGEYGATGNGLHHVCILVDDIAEARRVCEESGAEVMIEGTFGTSQAIYVDAGGGPGTLVEILQQAKDGPDLFGMIKAAGVGWDGTEPLRRF; encoded by the coding sequence ATGGCTTTACCCGGGTCAATCGCCGCCTTGGGCGACATCATGCAGCTGGCCTACGTGCCGGAGGATTTCGACGCGGCGGTGAAGCACTGGACAGAAACGATGGGCGTCGGCCCGTTCTACATCATCGAGGGCATCCATCTCGATGGCATGAAATACCGCGGGCAGCCGACCGATGCGGTGTTCGATCTGGCGCTGGCCTATTGGGGCGACTTGCAGATCGAGCTGATCCGCCCGCGCGACAATCACCCTTCGGTCTATACCGGCGAGTACGGGGCCACGGGTAATGGCCTCCACCACGTGTGCATTCTGGTTGACGATATCGCGGAGGCGCGGCGGGTCTGCGAGGAGTCCGGCGCCGAAGTGATGATCGAAGGGACGTTTGGCACCAGTCAGGCGATCTATGTCGATGCAGGGGGCGGGCCGGGGACGCTGGTGGAGATTCTCCAGCAGGCCAAGGACGGGCCGGACCTGTTCGGGATGATCAAGGCTGCCGGCGTGGGCTGGGATGGGACGGAGCCGCTTCGCCGTTTTTGA